GGAAATGAGGGAGATGAGGGAGATGGGGGAGTTAACTCAAAACTCAAAACTTTTCCCTAATCCCTAATCTCCAGGCATAAGTGAAAACTTTCGTAAAAAGGTTGAGTTGTAGGGTTCCTTAGCTTGATATACATAGACTAAAGCACACTGCCATAGTTCCCAAAACGTTGCTCCTCACACAAGACGCACCGTTTAGCAACCTCACCTATATCGATGTTCAAAATAATAGTCCGCTTATTCAGATGGTTTTATTCACAACCATACCTGTTACTGTTCGCTCCTTGGCTACTGATGACTTCTAACGTATCTACCCAAGCTCAACAGGCTCATACGCCTGAACCCACCCATGTCCCTCTAGGAATAGATCCATCGGTGTCTTCTTCTCTAGCGAATCCCGACGTGACTGAAGAAACTGCTCCCGATATGATTGAGACCGTAGAGCAGAGTGATCCTCTCGATAGTCCTCATCCCGTCCCGTGGAATTGGGTGTTGACGACTCAAGCGGAACTAGCGGCGAGTGATACCGTTGGTTTACGCTACTACCGTAGCCAATCATTGATTTCTCCAGACGGTCAATATGCTGCCTATAGCCGCATTTCCATGCAAGGGCAACCTGAATTCTATCGTAGCCGGGTTACCAGCGTGATGTTCCTAGAAGATTTGCAGACCGGAGATTTGCAAACGCTTACGGCATCATCTCCCTTATCTGATAATCCTTTAGTCAGTAATGAAGATGCGGATATGCCAGGAACATTCGCCATTTTGCTCCCCGTGTCTTGGTCTCCGTCTAGCGATCGCCTTTTAGCAAGACAGTTTGAAGGGCTGTTCAGTACATCCTTTGCTTCGGATTATGCGGTGATTTGGGATCGCCAGAAAAATCGCACGTATACCGTCGCCCCTGAACCCATTGACTATACCCATGCTGTGTTATTGGGGTGGAGTCAAACCCATCCCAATCAGGTTCTGTTTCGCGTCGGTGAACTAGGTGAAGAGCGTTGGCCCGTGTTGTCCGTTGATTTCCAAGGTGAAACCAACCTCGCCTTTGACGACGAACCGATTGTGTACGGTCAAGTGGTTAACCAAGTTTGGACGGGACCGCAAGCACGTTGGTAAAGAGAAAAGAACGTTGGCACAAGCCATCTTAGCTGTAGGGGCAATTCATAAATTGCCTCTACTATTCTATTCAAGCGAAAGTGTCAGGGGGGGTAACCTGGGGATTGTCTATATTAGCCGTGTTACACTATCCAACCCAGTTTGCCCCATCCTAGACCAGCACGGCAGGAATTTTCAATGATGCCCATCATGTCTGGACGGGTAAGAATCAGATTATGATAACAGTTTGTAGTCAGTCATTTACCTGTTCCATAACCATCTGAATCCATGGGTCGTATTTGGTATTTTGTCCAAACGGTATTGGGGATTATTTTCCGCCATCCAGTCCTCGGTACAAGTATTATCCCTGTTTTACCTGATGGACAAATTGTACTGATTCGGCGTCGTGATAACGGAAAATGGGGATTACCTGGAGGGATGGTGGATTGGGGTCAAGACATTCCCACAACCGTGCGGCGGGAGTTGGCAGAAGAAACGGGACTAGAGTTGCTGGCAATTCGCCGATTGGTGGGAATCTACTCAGCCGCCGATCGCGATCCTAGAGTTCATTCGGTTTGTGTTGTAGTCGAAGCGGAGGTTCAGGGAACGATGCAGATACACGATGAGTGGGAAATTACGGCAGTTCAAGCTTTTAAGCGTTCAGCGATCCCGATGGGCAACCTGAGTCATGATCATGGGCGACAGTTGCAGGACTATTTTGATGGTAAAACCACTGTTGCCTAATTTTAAGTTTTGAGAGCTATACAGAGCCTGCTACTTTAAGTGTTGAGTTTGGAAACACCTGGCAACTAGGATGAATTTAACCTTACGGAATTCCCGAATTAAGCTACCTTTGGGGCAAGTCTTTTGGCGTGAAGTGGGACAAGGACCCACTCTTATATTTTTACACGGGTCTTGGAGCGATAGTAGTCAGTGGCTACCCCTAATTGAGTACCTCCATCAAGATTATCATTGCTTTGCCCTTGACTTATTAGGATTTGGTGACTCCCAAACGCCGAAACTGCACTACTCAATTCAGGTTGAGGTTGAGTGTTTGTTCAACTTCATCGAGGCGTTACACCTTCCCCAAGTTTACCTGATTGGTCATTCTTTAGGCGCTTGGATTGCCGCTAGTTATGCGTTGCGTCACCCGGAACAGGTTCAGGGATTAGTGTTATTAGCGCCTGAAGGCATTCGAGACGATGGAGACTGGAAAACTTGGCAGTGGCGGAAGTGGTTAGTTGGACGTCCTCCCCTTGCCTATACTATCCTGCGATCGCTCTTACCTCTGGCGCGGTTATTTGGGCGTCACAAAGATATTGAGAGAGCGTTAAAACAGCGACAACAATTGCTGCAATCCCCAACAGCTTGTCAATTGTTGTTCCGGCGACGGCGGGTGGAAATTCAAGGGGAATTATTACACGAACATCTACCCAAGTTAGACATCCCTACGCTGATTCTTCAAGGAAAACAAGACTCACTTGAAGTGATTGATCACGCTCAAGCTTATGCCAACCATAGCCCTAATACTAAATTACAGATGATTGACCAAGCTGGAAATGACCTAGCGGAAACCGTACCGGGAATTGTCGCTCAGCATATTGATTATTTTGTTAAATATCAGTAGAAGGGTAGGAGAGTAGGAGGCTAATACTCCCTTCCCAATAACTATGGGTATGATAGACGCACTTGCCCAGCCGGACATGGTATCATTCATCATTTCATACAATGTCAATTGCTCCTTGGCGAGTTCCCCTATCTCGCGCCCTTCATCGCAACCGCAGCTTACCTTATGCTCGGTACTTTCAACTGGCAACTATTTGTCCAGATGGGTATCCGGCTAATCGCACGGTTGTGTTTAGGGGCTTTTTCGATAACTACTTAAAAATTATCACCGATTCGCGCAGCCAGAAAGTTAATCAAATTAATCCTAATCCTGGGGCAGAAATTTGCTGGTATTTTCCCAATACTCGCGAACAATTTCGGTTAAAAGGTCGGCTTATCCTGATAGGAGAAGATTATCCCGAAGTGACTTTAAAAAATGAGCGTCAAACAACCTGGCAAGGGCTTTCTGATGCAGCGCGTGTGCAATTTGCTTGGTCGAATCCGGGTAAACCCAGAGTAGAAGGTGATCCGGCGTTTTCCCAACCGCCACCTGATTCCGAGCAACCGTTGCCCAATTTCTGCCTCCTATTGCTCGAACCTGTAGAGGTTGATCACCTGGAATTGCGCGGTGATCCGCAAAACCGATGGCGTTATACTCAAGAGTGCGATCGCCAATGGAGCCAGCAAGCGATCAATCCCTGAATCTTTAAGCATAACCAAACCGCTTCTAGCGTCCTAACCGCCCTGGCGGTTGCTATATTTTATGGCTCTTTCAGACTAACTATGAGAAATTACTAGCAAAAATGCCGGATCGATTGTCAGGGTCAACCATTTGCAATAATAAAATACCCGTTGCAGTGACTCCCATCGATTGTCCCAAATCACCTAGCCTCCGTTCAAACCAGTAGGAAGGAATCACGCGAGGGGCGAGATAACTGTGACCACACCGCCCAAATGGATTCAGGGAAGACGCCATTGGCTAGGGGTGAATTGGGATCGGATCGCACCCAGAACCTGGGGTCCCAATACCAGCGCCACCAAACCCGCGACAATGGATTCGGGGATGTACAGCTTCTGTATCCAACGGATTTTTTGGTGAATGAACCGCCCCACTAGAATGAGGAGTGCTACCAAGATGAAGGCGAAAAAAGCATCTTTAAGGTTAAGCATGGAAAAACAAAGTATGCGTAATGTTTGATTTTATCCTGCCTTTCAGCCAGCCAATCGTTGTACTAGGTAGAATGGCACTGAAAATTTGCATTATAAGATCGCCAAAACCCTTGATATACCGTAGGGTGGGCTGAGCGAAGCCGAAGCCCACCAGCTTTAAGTCAGTGACATTCGTCTTAGGTATTCATGAAATCAGCGATTTAGTATGGGTATTGAGTTGAGTTTGTCAATGATCGCTACTCTTGGCAGGACTACCGGATCTGGTAAAATCGTCATAAAATTGAGGATTAAAAATTAACCAGTTTTTCTGTCATCTTGACCTCCCTCGCTAAAAATGCCTAGCCAAAAAGAAACAATTAAATGGGTTCAAACAATTCTTGCTCCTAGAAACCTCAGCCAGGTTGAGACAATTGTGTTAGATAGGGCGTTGTCAGGAAAATTATATCGAGAAATTGCTAAAGAAACGGGATATGACGCGGGTTACATCAAAGACATTGGCTCTCACCTTTGGCTGGCACTCTCTCAAAAATTAAATTGTAACATTAACAAGCGAAATATTGCGTTTATGTTAACGCAGTTTTC
The DNA window shown above is from Coleofasciculus chthonoplastes PCC 7420 and carries:
- a CDS encoding NUDIX hydrolase: MGRIWYFVQTVLGIIFRHPVLGTSIIPVLPDGQIVLIRRRDNGKWGLPGGMVDWGQDIPTTVRRELAEETGLELLAIRRLVGIYSAADRDPRVHSVCVVVEAEVQGTMQIHDEWEITAVQAFKRSAIPMGNLSHDHGRQLQDYFDGKTTVA
- a CDS encoding alpha/beta fold hydrolase, with translation MNLTLRNSRIKLPLGQVFWREVGQGPTLIFLHGSWSDSSQWLPLIEYLHQDYHCFALDLLGFGDSQTPKLHYSIQVEVECLFNFIEALHLPQVYLIGHSLGAWIAASYALRHPEQVQGLVLLAPEGIRDDGDWKTWQWRKWLVGRPPLAYTILRSLLPLARLFGRHKDIERALKQRQQLLQSPTACQLLFRRRRVEIQGELLHEHLPKLDIPTLILQGKQDSLEVIDHAQAYANHSPNTKLQMIDQAGNDLAETVPGIVAQHIDYFVKYQ
- a CDS encoding Npun_F5749 family FMN-dependent PPOX-type flavoprotein, with protein sequence MSIAPWRVPLSRALHRNRSLPYARYFQLATICPDGYPANRTVVFRGFFDNYLKIITDSRSQKVNQINPNPGAEICWYFPNTREQFRLKGRLILIGEDYPEVTLKNERQTTWQGLSDAARVQFAWSNPGKPRVEGDPAFSQPPPDSEQPLPNFCLLLLEPVEVDHLELRGDPQNRWRYTQECDRQWSQQAINP
- a CDS encoding sodium/glutamate symporter; amino-acid sequence: MLNLKDAFFAFILVALLILVGRFIHQKIRWIQKLYIPESIVAGLVALVLGPQVLGAIRSQFTPSQWRLP